Sequence from the Penaeus vannamei isolate JL-2024 chromosome 25, ASM4276789v1, whole genome shotgun sequence genome:
tcattcgcaaaaaaaaaacagtgcttAACCAAGTGGTGCTTCGCTCTGCTCACTTACCCTTGGTGGAATAAACAATTAAAAGACGAGAGGCGAAAATTGTGACTATTTTTACTTCGTTTTGAATGCAGAAACACGGATGAAAACATTGGAGCTTTTTGCACAAAGGTTGaattgtctgtttctttatctctagcTATAcctgtttctatttctatatctaggttcatatttttctctatatctattgtttatctatttacctatctatgcaTCCATATATCCGTCTAGCtacctttatgtgtatatataaatatatatgtatgaatatatatatatacatatatatacgtgtgtgtgtgtgtgtgtatatatatatatatatatatatatatatataaaacacacgcgcacacacacacacacatacatatatgaatatacatttgactatatatatatatatatatatatatatatatatatatatatgtgtgtgtgtgtgtgtgtgtgtgtgtgtgtgtgtgtgtgtgtgtgtgtgtgtgtgtgtgtgtgtgtgtgtgtgtgtgtgtgtgtgtgtgtgtgtgtgcgtgtgtgtgtgtgtgtgtgtgtgtgtgtgtgtgtgtttgtgtgtgtgtgtgtgtgtatgtatgtatatatgtatatatatatatatatatatatatatatatatatatatatatgtgtgtgtgtgtgtgtgtgtgtgtgtgtgtgtgtgtgtgtgtgtgtgtgtgtgtgtgtgtgtgtgtgtgtgtgtgtgtgtgtttgtgtgtgtgtgtgtgtgtatgtatgtatatatatatttatatatatatatatatatatatatatatatatatatatatatatatatgtgtgtgtgtgtgtgtgtgtgtgtgtgtgtgtgtgtctgtgtgtgtgtgtgtgtgtgtgtgtgtgtgtgtgtgtgtgtgtgtgtgtgtgtgtgtgtgtgtttgtgtgtgacgacAGACGGAAAAGAAGGGAActagaatatagataaaaatacaatCAAATTAAGTAAAATCACAAGATGTACACCATGCTGATTATCCTAAGCTCAAAAGTGGCGACAAACCATCAGCGTTATTACACAGCATAAACACCTCCATTGGCTGACCGGGTAGTTAGCAGAGGCGCAGATGTAATGACCAAGATACTCATTACTCTTTTGAACGGAGAacccagagaggaagaggaattggtgTCGACGCTTACTCACTGAGTCTTACTCATCATGTTGTCTATGCTGTCTgaagatggataaagataaaggaaaataaggtGGAGAAATAACTGGACCGAGTCTAGTGCAGGTGAAGAGTTTGAAAATATCTATAATTAAAGGAATTACTGACGTTGttgttccttcattttttttttttttctttttttactaaaaGAGACAATGTATAAAttggacatatatgtgtgtgattgagtgtatgtttgcatgtaaagTATATAAGTATCTATTGTTCTACtagttgtatctctctctctctctctctctctctctctctctctctctctctctctctctctctctctctctctctctctctctctctctctctctctctctctctttctttatttctttctttctctctctctcgctttttatctcaatctctctctctttttatctctctctctctctctctctctctctctctctctctctctctgtctttctttctctctctctctctctctctctctctctctctctctctctctctctctttctttctttctttctctctctctctctctctctctctctctctctctgtctctctcttctttctttctttctttctctctctctctctctctctctctctctctctctctctctctctctctctctctctctctctctctctctctctttctctctctttctctctctctctgtctctctgtctctctctctctctctctccctccctccctccctctctctttaaaatTGAGTTGTCGAAAATCTGGTACCACTTCTGGTATGGAACACACCgaaatataaaagatagatgtgtatgtgtgtgtacatacgcgcgtgtgtgtttgcgtctgacCATCATTGTTAGCAACTCGGCATCAGTTGAGGATCATCGGATGaggatttttatcatgatttcgtAAAATCAACGATCATGTTCTTGACCTGTTGTCGGTAGTCCGTGAAGAGTCGGAATTATTTTTGTCGGTGTCTCACTTTAACGACCAGCAGGAGTCTTCGTGCAGCCGACACTCGGAAAATTTTCGTCGGATCCTCCAGTCGAGTACCGagatttcgggggggggggggggggggggggttagcatgGTACATAGGCATTACACACAAGTGACAAAGAGtttatttttctatgtctctTACTTTAACAATGCAGCATTAAagcttcctttatcttcttttcagtCTGATGTTCAAACGTCATAATTTTTGTCAGTTCATGAGTTTAAATCTATTGCATTCTATTCATCATTTGCGTTTTATTCCTTTTCGGCGAAGCTCATCTTCCGTAGTTTCAAAATCTGTGTAATTCTCTAAATACGACATCGACATGATAAGAAAATTTCGATTAATTTGATTGAAATAAAACCATTCAAATCTCCTTCCCCATTTAAGCCATAGAAAACGCGATGTATAAAACGGGAACAAACAAACGACTAAAATGTATTCAAGTTGACTGACTTGGTTCGCTTACGGCTACGGTTTATGGCTATGCTTCGctggagatttttattttttttcttaactgtAATTTCCTTTTTGGAATGTAATAGCAGCGGTAAAGAAAGGCTGCgagaatgatataaaaaaaaaatatctcggaAGGTATTTTCATCATCTCCCGGAGAAGCTGCAGAGTCGGATAAAATTTCAGTGAAATCTGAATACATAACAGGAGGTCGAAGCAAAAATATGTTTCTAAAACtcaatatactttttctttttttctttttctttttggttatcCATAAGTTTTAGCGGATAGGAACAAAGAGATAGAATTTCTGACTCTACGGTTCACCATTGTCACGtttcactaaaaaaaaatttatttagtTGTCGAGTTTTGATTCTCAAAGACAGCGGGTTCACGTCTCGGAATTTCTTTACTTCCTATGACGAATTTTGTTTTCTTGATACAGAGCGGAATACAAAATGACGGATAAGGTTTTAAGtgaaggatgtgtgtgtatgtatgtatatgtattttagatgtgtgtgtgtgtgtgtttgtgtgtgtgtgtgtgtgtgtgtgtgtgtgtgtgtgtgtgtgtgtgtgtgtgtgtgtgtgcatgtatatatatatatatatatatatatatatatatatatatatatatatatatatatatatatatatatatatatatatatatatatatatatatatatatatatatatatatatatatatatatatatatatatatatatatatatatatatatatatatatatatatatatatatatatatatatatatatatatatgtatatatatatatatatatatatatatatatatatatatatatatatatacacgcacacacacacacatacacacatatacacatataaatgtgtttatgtgtgtgtgtgtgtgtgcctatatatacagatgcacgtcaacgcatatatacatacatacagacatgcacgtacgtacacacagacgcacaggcccctcccccccccccaccatccaccccacCGAGGGCACCCCCTAAGCCACGCCCACCTGCGCCTGCGTCATCGCCCGTTACGTCATCGTGCGCAATCCGACCCGCCTCTCGTGGCTTCGTGCGCCGAGCGGAGGCCCAAAGGAGCCCTAATCCGGGGCATAATTAAATTTATTCAGGAAATTAGGAACCCGGAATGATTCTGTCATTAGTATTGCTTTTATCATGTCTCTCCAGGCTGCGGGAGAACGTCTTAAGGAGAGAGATTTCTTGTCTCGGAAGGATTGGGGcttatcttccttatcattttttttttttttttttttttttttttaggaaatgaaCAAATATGAATTTTcaagtagatgaataaatggcCAAGAAGTAGGTAAGTAAATGCTAAAATGTAGGTAGATGAATAACCCGATTTTAGGTAAATGAATGTctagagagaaagtaaatgaaagacTTAAAAGTAGGCAAATTAATTgtcaaaagatagatagatagatgactaaAAAGAGCAAAcgattaaaataaagataatttaatAACTTAAAAAGGGTAAATGGAAGATAAAAATGCGAAATTAATGCCTAAAAAAAGAGCAAATAGATAACCAAAAAAGATTGAATGAATGActaaaaaaggtaaatgaataactaagaaaaaaagagtaaatgaatgaCCAAGAAAGATTGAATGAATGACTAAAAAAGGGTAAATGAATTATTAAGAAAAGGGTAAATTTACGACTAAAAAGGTTGCATTAATTGTAGGTAAATGAATGACTTAAAAGAAGGTAACTGAATGACCAAAAAAATggtcaataaataaaaaagtaggtAAATCAGTAAATAAAAACTAGGTAAGTAGGAGACTGAATAatgaagtaaatagataaatcaatggcaaagtatatataaacgtaactaaacaaaaagataaatgaatacctaataagtagataaaaagatTTTGGATTGCTATCAGATTCAGTAAAAGTTTCTGCATTAAAATCACAGTAAAAATCTACAACGTTTCGAAAACAAGATTCGAAGCACGGGTTCGGACGCGTCTCGTTTCGCCCCATTGTACTTTGTTTTACGTTTATTTTCTTCAATTATCTTGTCAAGCCCGCAATTTTACCTCTTTCAATAAACCGATACTTTACGAATGTGCACAAGCGCGGTCGTACGCGGAAAGGAAAAtgtactttttaaaaaaaaacacgattttaTCCTTGTTTACGTATCATTTAATCAgaggaaaataatttttaaaaaaaggacagaatttaatttacaaaaaaaaaatatgttttgtaATTATAATCAATTTCTTGTGAAGACCTAAAGTACATCCTtaaattccctccccctcccctcccctcgtcaacaccccccacccccacccccaccccgtcctcgCTCACGGGGGAAAAATCCAACCTGCCTTGTTCCTCACCCAATATTCTTCCTCCAAAACAACTTTCAGGTTAATCTTCCTCGCCAAAATtactctcccctcttaccctcaccccgcccccctcgtctccttcttcttcttcttcttctccttcttctttttcttttctccttcctccgaaaaaaaataattcatattcTGGCGGAGTTCATAAAGAAAGACGAGGTCGCACTTGATTAAATTGTTGACTGGGAAgccgaagaaggcgaaggaggaggaggaggacgaggaggcgaaggaagaggaggaggaggaagaggaggaggaggaggaggagcaagggacggaggtggaggaagtggggacagggtggaggaggaggaagagaggagggggtggaggaggaggaggagagagacctcctccgcctccgtgaAGAcgggagtggaaaaggaggagaaagaggaagggatggaggtggaggaggaagaagaggagaagggacgggggtggaggaggaattgCAGAAGTAAGAAGagatggagttggaggaggaggaggagaaaggaacggaaaaggaggagtaggagggtagtggatgggggagaaggaggaggagtatgaagagacagaggtagaggtggaggaggaggagaaacagaaggaaaacggCCAATGGGGTAGGAGAAGAACGCccaacaaagagaggaagaggaagaagaggaggaggaggaggaggagagagcggagtcgaggcgcgggcgtgcgggcggccggAATTGGGCTGGGGAGTGAGAGTTCTTCCGTCATCAAGAAGATTCCTGAGACTAAATTGAAAAGGTTAATCGAAAAGAGCCGCGATGGAACCCGGATGAAATCTAATTTACTTTTTCCAGAATAACATGTGTCTACTGTCACGTGTGCAGAGGGAGGCTTAATTCATATTGCtgagtgtatgtaagtatggTTGTTGTCACATGGTGCGTGTATAAGTAATTGCCACAATAAGTTTCACATGCAAATGTTGTCTTGGCAACATAAAGCAgggtgtacgtgcgcgtgtgtgtaagcgtgtgtgtgtgtgtaagtgtgtgtatgtgtgtctgtagatatacttatatctgtaaaaagaataataataatgtgggtCACTATGAATGTATAACAgttgcatagatagacagagattcatagatagataaatagacagatagacagatagatatttctGCATGCAAATATTGCATGAACCCTTCATACGAATTTGCATGAGAAGGTCGAAACTGCAACTTAATATTCCAATTCGTGCATTCGCGTCCGCCACGTCTAGGAGGCTCTTGAGTTGCAGGAAGGAAGCAAAATTGCCTCATTTCCAGAACGGAGAGTCTTCATGATGCAAATGAAAGGACCATCATACCCCTTGTTGCTGTTACAGACCGCatagacgtgtgtgtatatgtctatattctCTGTTTGGAGAAAGCGCCGCCGTTTCATCCCAGCCAATGATTAAATGCATCCTaattctatctctcactctctctctctccttctctctctctctctctctctcgctctctctctctcgctctctctctctctctctctctctctctctctctctttctctctctctctctctctctctctctctctctctctctctctctctctctctggctttctcgctctctctcccgctttctctctctctctctctctgtctctctctctctctctctctctctctctctctctctctctctctctctctctctctctctctctctctctctctctctctctctctctcacttaatccaaatttgaaaataaacaagaatccgAATCAAGGTCATAAAGAGAAGCTGCAGCAGGTGGTACCTACAGAAGCAAGCCAGCCTCTATTAGCATAATCGAATAGCTGCTTTTATGTATCTGCTTAACGGCCAActgctccttctttttttcgAGTCAACGATGCTCCTCCCTGAAGGTATTTTCCGGTCCCCGCGTCTCACAAGCAATCAAGCTTTTAATTTCGTGTTCGCAGCCTCCGAGTCCCCTGCTCTCCGCTGCCGTCGGGTTGGCTCACTGGGTATCTGCGTCGTGGTTCCTCCGTTTCTGATCCTCCTGCGTCGTTGTTCCTCCGTTTCTGATCCTCCTGCGTCGTtgttcctccgttcctccgtttCCGATCCTGCCTGCGTCGTTGTTCCTCCGTTTCCGATCCTGCCTGCGTCGTTATTCCTCCGTTTCCGATCCTGCCTGCGTCGTTGTTCCTCCGTTTCCGATCCTGTCTGCGCCGTTGTTCCTCCGTTTCCAATCCTGTCTGCGCCGTTGTTCCTCCGTTTCCAATCCTGTCTGTGCCGTtgttcctccgttcctccgtttCCGATCCTGCCTCCGTCGTTGTTCCTCCGTTTCCGATCCTGTCTGCGCCGTtgttcctccgttcctccgtttCCGATCCTTCCTCCGTCGTTGTTCCTCCGTTTCCGATCCTGTCTGCGCCGTTGTTCCTCCGTTTCCGATCCTGTCTGCGCCGTTGTTCCTCCGTTTCCAATCCTGTCTGCGCCGTTGTTCCTCCGTTTCCAATCCTGTCTGCGCCGTtgttcctccgttcctccgtttCCGATCCTGCCTCCGTCGTTGTTCCTCCGTTTCCGATCCTGTCTGCGCCGTtgttcctccgttcctccgtttCCGATCCTTCCTCCGTCGTTGTTCCTCCGTTTCTGATCCTGTCTGCGCCGTtgttcctccgttcctccgtttCCGATCCTTCCTGTGTCGTTGTCCCTCCGTTTCCGATCCTGCCTGCGTCGTtgttcctccgttcctccgtttCCGATCCTTCCTGTGTCGTTGTCCCTCCGTTTCCGATCCTGCCTGCGTCGTTGTTCCTCCGTTTCCGATCCTGTCTGCGCCGTTGTTCCTCCGCTTCCAATTCTGTCTGCGCCGTtgttcctccgttcctccgtttCTGATCCTGCCTCCGTCGTTGTTCCTCCGTTTCTGATCCTGCCTGCGCCGTtgttcctccgttcctccgtttCCGATCCTTCCTGTGTCGTTGTCCCTCCGTTTCCGATCCTTCCTGTGTCGTTGTCCCTCCGTTTCCGATCCTTCCTGTGTCGTTGTCCCTCCGTTTCCGATCCTGCCTCCGTCGTTGTTCCTCTGTTTCCGATCCTGTCTGCGCCGTTGTTCCTCCGTTCCTCCATTTCCGATCCTTCCTGCGTCGTTGTTCCTCCGTTTCTGATCCTCCTGCGTCGTTGTTCCCCCGTTTCTGATCCTTCCTGCGGTGAAGCGACCCTCCCTTTCGGATCCTACCTCCGTCGTTGTTCCTCCGTTTCCGATCCTGCTTGCGGTGGGGCGTCGCGTGCGGGTTCgggaaaggttagatcagtagcaactcgaggagatcatgacgtcagattttaataacgtcacaaaagttgcgattttttttttaactcatagGGTTTATATTCATTTTGGCCtgttcagttttcaaaaagaatggaaaaggaatgaatgagaggtAGTCTATTTAATGTACAGGATACCAGGCTGGGCTATTTGTAGAATatcacatgttcatgtttacattttgaacAATATCCAAGTGTTAAAGTTTCAAcggcttttcaggcgtttttgacttcataaagtcttgttggcTTGGTATCCTAcagattaaataaaatacctttcattcattcattgcgtgcatggaggtattaataaaagtaggtatacttaattccttcaagttgAGTCaaaaatacaggcctatggctTGACTCCTGCGAACAAATCCAACTGAGAATCATTCATtaataaacataatcgcccactcttctcatccactgggcttattttgatgattgttctatgaaaatataaccattaaaatcaatattttcgacactttttgaaaattgaaaagaccaaaatgattgaCCATATTCACCGCTCGTCCAGTAGTGTCCGAATTTAATGGCGTTAGCGACTTCGTAAATTCTGATTCGAGTGAaagattatcttcatcatctattTCGCAATAAATTGTCCATTCACTTTTTTGGCATAATTCTTGTCAGCAGAGCGGGCTATCCGGCCAGTTCGTGGGTGCCGCCAGCATCAAAATTAACCGCATGTGCATTTTCCAAAAACGCAATCGCaactcttgtgacgtcatcaaaatctgacgtcatgacctcctcgagttgctactgatcaagCCTTCCTCGTGCGGGTTCGGGGCCGCGCCTGTGCTCTGCTGGACCCGGGATCGCGCATTTTCGGATGCTGTTTTTTGCTGTCGGTTGGTTTGGGTTGAATCTGagtcttattctttctttgtctttgtgtctatgtctctcgatttgcttatctatctatctctttcctcttcccttctcccttgtccccttcctttctctctccccccttttcccccactccctctccctcccccttcctccatccctcttttcccctttctcccacaccctctccttctcgttcgctctccgtctccctctcatcttcctctcctctctccttacgtCCCCCACCCttgccattcctctctccccaccacccccaccctctcccccctctccccaccacccccgccccttccccctctgccctccccccccacccatatcTCCCCAAAACGACAAGTGCTTCGTAATTCCTCCAATCCACAACCTCCCAATCGCGCCTGGGAACGGCCAATCACTCATTTCAGCGGTAAATTGGGGATCTCATGGCCACAGGGCTTCATGGGTCAGCGGAGGTCAAACGAGGTCAGGCTCCTGGAGACCCCAAGCCTGACCTCGCCGTTGAAAGTAtcggttttgtgtttgtttgtttgttttaactcTTTCGTGCCGGAACTGACCACGTTAAAGTTGGAGGTTTGTTGAAATGGATGTAATTGTGGATGTTTAAGTGTGTTCGTGTCGGATGGAGAGGGATGTTTGTAAAGg
This genomic interval carries:
- the LOC138866432 gene encoding repetin-like, whose amino-acid sequence is MEERRNNGADRIGNRGTTTEAGSETEGQRHRKDRKRRDNDTGRIGNGGTTTQEGSETEERRNNGAGRIRNGGTTTEAGSETEERRNNGADRIGSGGTTAQTGSETEEQRRRQDRKRRDNDTGRIGNGGTEEQRRRQDRKRRDNDTGRIGNGGTEEQRRRQDQKRRNNDGGRIGNGGTEEQRRRQDRKRRNNDGGRIGNGGTEEQRRRQDWKRRNNGADRIGNGGTTAQTGSETEEQRRRQDRKRRNNDGGRIGNGGTEEQRRRQDRKRRNNDGGRIGNGGTEEQRHRQDWKRRNNGADRIGNGGTTAQTGSETEEQRRRQDRKRRNNDAGRIGNGGTTTQAGSETEERRNNDAGGSETEEQRRRRIRNGGTTTQIPSEPTRRQRRAGDSEAANTKLKA